The proteins below come from a single Dermacentor albipictus isolate Rhodes 1998 colony chromosome 7, USDA_Dalb.pri_finalv2, whole genome shotgun sequence genomic window:
- the LOC135919721 gene encoding kelch domain-containing protein 2-like isoform X1: protein MSNAESATKPLQRTGHVATSYKNGVLVWGGYRVGSSEEDHLRRRRFPQQAAETERSTRYLPGNELWFYDTFLERWTPRNLTGDVPPGTSGAVARVLGDTMYLFGGFHADRNTNQLYRLDLTTLTWELVDAQGNLPIPCDKTAGWTHQDCLYVFGGFGMVPRAGVQRPLDFAYVHDMQAPWRGWTNQLVVFNTHTNTWNWPMYKGRAPVARAAHAAAQIENLVFIFGGRHQQSRLNDIHRLDLDAMQWSGTLDTVGEKPRGRSWHSFTALPPFRVVLYGGFSQTEEPLSDCWLFVVPALTWVRVELQLPPRLWHSACLSCENEVIVFGGCAGNIFQRGGIHAEDTIITLSFSPRSLYRICLEQVLRLRHLLQSQWPTLPPSVRDTLYLMHGNTQGSRLDGS, encoded by the exons ATGAGCAACGCGGAGAGCGCTACTAAGCCGCTCCAGAGGACAGGGCACGTCGCCACTTCGTACAAGAACGGCGTGCTCGTCTGGGGAGGCTACCGGGTAGGTTCATCAGAGGAGGACCATTTGCGACGCCGGCGATTCCCGCAGCAGGCGGCG GAGACGGAGCGATCGACGAGGTACCTGCCCGGCAATGAGCTCTGGTTTTACGACACTTTCCTCGAAAGATG GACCCCGCGTAATCTGACCGGAGACGTCCCACCAGGCACTTCGGGTGCAGTGGCCCGAGTGCTGGGGGACACGATGTACCTGTTTGGTGGATTCCATGCCGACCGCAACACCAACCAGCTGTACCGACTCGACCTGACCACGCTCACGTGGGAGCTGGTGGATGCGCAGGGAAACCTTCCGATCCCTTGCGACAAGACAGCAGGTTGGACGCACCAGGACTG TCTCTACGTGTTTGGTGGGTTTGGCATGGTGCCACGTGCGGGAGTGCAACGGCCGCTAGACTTTGCCTACGTCCATGACATGCAAGCACCTTGG AGGGGATGGACCAACCAGTTGGTGGTGTTCAACACCCACACCAACACTTGGAACTGGCCCATGTACAAG GGCCGAGCACCGGTGGCCCGAGCAGCTCATGCGGCTGCGCAAATTGAAAACCTCGTCTTCATCTTTGGTGGCCGGCACCAGCAGAGCAGGCTTAACGATATCCACCGGCTAGACCTCGATGCTATGCAGTGGAGTGGCAC GTTGGACACCGTTGGTGAGAAGCCGCGTGGTCGGTCGTGGCACAGTTTTACGGCACTTCCCCCGTTCCGCGTCGTCCTCTATGGAGGGTTCAGCCAAACGGAGGAACCACTGT CTGACTGCTGGCTGTTTGTGGTTCCTGCCCTGACGTGGGTCCGTGTGGAGCTGCAACTTCCTCCACGGCTCTGGCATTCGGCTTGCCTCAGCTGCGAGAATGAGGTCATCGTATTTGGTGGCTGTGCGGGGAACATCTTTCAGCGTGGTGGCATCCATGCG GAGGACACGATCATCACCCTATCCTTTTCGCCAAGAAGTCTGTACCG GATCTGCCTGGAGCAAGTTCTACGACTGAGGCACCTTCTCCAGTCCCAGTGGCCAACGCTGCCTCCGTCTGTCCGAGACACGCTATACCTCATGCACGGGAACACGCAGGGCTCCAGGCTCGATGGATCATGA
- the LOC135919721 gene encoding kelch domain-containing protein 2-like isoform X2 has protein sequence MSNAESATKPLQRTGHVATSYKNGVLVWGGYRETERSTRYLPGNELWFYDTFLERWTPRNLTGDVPPGTSGAVARVLGDTMYLFGGFHADRNTNQLYRLDLTTLTWELVDAQGNLPIPCDKTAGWTHQDCLYVFGGFGMVPRAGVQRPLDFAYVHDMQAPWRGWTNQLVVFNTHTNTWNWPMYKGRAPVARAAHAAAQIENLVFIFGGRHQQSRLNDIHRLDLDAMQWSGTLDTVGEKPRGRSWHSFTALPPFRVVLYGGFSQTEEPLSDCWLFVVPALTWVRVELQLPPRLWHSACLSCENEVIVFGGCAGNIFQRGGIHAEDTIITLSFSPRSLYRICLEQVLRLRHLLQSQWPTLPPSVRDTLYLMHGNTQGSRLDGS, from the exons ATGAGCAACGCGGAGAGCGCTACTAAGCCGCTCCAGAGGACAGGGCACGTCGCCACTTCGTACAAGAACGGCGTGCTCGTCTGGGGAGGCTACCGG GAGACGGAGCGATCGACGAGGTACCTGCCCGGCAATGAGCTCTGGTTTTACGACACTTTCCTCGAAAGATG GACCCCGCGTAATCTGACCGGAGACGTCCCACCAGGCACTTCGGGTGCAGTGGCCCGAGTGCTGGGGGACACGATGTACCTGTTTGGTGGATTCCATGCCGACCGCAACACCAACCAGCTGTACCGACTCGACCTGACCACGCTCACGTGGGAGCTGGTGGATGCGCAGGGAAACCTTCCGATCCCTTGCGACAAGACAGCAGGTTGGACGCACCAGGACTG TCTCTACGTGTTTGGTGGGTTTGGCATGGTGCCACGTGCGGGAGTGCAACGGCCGCTAGACTTTGCCTACGTCCATGACATGCAAGCACCTTGG AGGGGATGGACCAACCAGTTGGTGGTGTTCAACACCCACACCAACACTTGGAACTGGCCCATGTACAAG GGCCGAGCACCGGTGGCCCGAGCAGCTCATGCGGCTGCGCAAATTGAAAACCTCGTCTTCATCTTTGGTGGCCGGCACCAGCAGAGCAGGCTTAACGATATCCACCGGCTAGACCTCGATGCTATGCAGTGGAGTGGCAC GTTGGACACCGTTGGTGAGAAGCCGCGTGGTCGGTCGTGGCACAGTTTTACGGCACTTCCCCCGTTCCGCGTCGTCCTCTATGGAGGGTTCAGCCAAACGGAGGAACCACTGT CTGACTGCTGGCTGTTTGTGGTTCCTGCCCTGACGTGGGTCCGTGTGGAGCTGCAACTTCCTCCACGGCTCTGGCATTCGGCTTGCCTCAGCTGCGAGAATGAGGTCATCGTATTTGGTGGCTGTGCGGGGAACATCTTTCAGCGTGGTGGCATCCATGCG GAGGACACGATCATCACCCTATCCTTTTCGCCAAGAAGTCTGTACCG GATCTGCCTGGAGCAAGTTCTACGACTGAGGCACCTTCTCCAGTCCCAGTGGCCAACGCTGCCTCCGTCTGTCCGAGACACGCTATACCTCATGCACGGGAACACGCAGGGCTCCAGGCTCGATGGATCATGA